The window CTGAACTCGTCGGTGTGACCCGGGAGTAACCTGCTGGCGTCGCCACACGAAGTCGCCACCCGAAGGGTCCACGCGATGCCGGTCCGGATCGAGCGCCAGGAACACGTCACCACCGTCGTCCTCTCCCGCCCCGAGGTCCGCAACGCGGTGGACGGTCCCACGGCGGCCGATCTCGCCGACGCGTTCCGCGCGTTCGAGAGCGACGAGACGGCCCGGGTGGCCGTGCTGTGGGGCGAGGGCGGCACGTTCTGCGCGGGCGCCGACCTCAAGGCGCTCGGCACGGAACGCGGCAACCACGTGACGGAGGACGGCGACGGCCCGATGGGCCCCACCCGGATGCGGCTGTCGAAGCCGGTGATCGCCGCGGTCGCGGGCCACGCCGTGGCGGGTGGTCTGGAACTGGCCCTCTGGTGCGATCTGCGGGTCGCCGAGGAGGACGCGGTCTTCGGCGTCTTCTGCCGCCGCTGGGGCGTGCCTCTCATCGACGGCGGCACGGTACGACTCCCCCGCCTCATCGGCACCAGCCGTGCGATGGACATGATCCTGACCGGTCGCCCGGTGGCCGCTCCCGAGGCGTACGAGATGGGCCTCGCGAACCGGGTCGTCCCGCCGGGCCGGGCGCGTGCGGAGGCGGAGGCGCTGGCCGCGTCGATCGCCCGCTTCCCGCAGGCCTGTCTCCGCGGCGACCGCGGTTCCGTCCTCGACCAGG is drawn from Streptomyces liliifuscus and contains these coding sequences:
- a CDS encoding crotonase/enoyl-CoA hydratase family protein, encoding MPVRIERQEHVTTVVLSRPEVRNAVDGPTAADLADAFRAFESDETARVAVLWGEGGTFCAGADLKALGTERGNHVTEDGDGPMGPTRMRLSKPVIAAVAGHAVAGGLELALWCDLRVAEEDAVFGVFCRRWGVPLIDGGTVRLPRLIGTSRAMDMILTGRPVAAPEAYEMGLANRVVPPGRARAEAEALAASIARFPQACLRGDRGSVLDQEGLNERTAMRGEFRHGTSVLEESLEGAARFSAGAGRHGSFGEI